One Dermacentor silvarum isolate Dsil-2018 chromosome 10, BIME_Dsil_1.4, whole genome shotgun sequence genomic window carries:
- the LOC125940998 gene encoding tigger transposable element-derived protein 6-like — MSPPTKKRKFLSLEEKAKAITQAEGGKRKSVIAEEFGIPASSLSTILKCKDAIAKALASGTSAKHKKVTQPVHEDLDKAVYTWFVETRAKKIALSGDIVRQKALNYAHLLGIDDFKASVGWLNRFKSRHSIIGNVLCGEAASADSDGAAAWMSASLAGILNDYSPSDIYNADETGLFYEMLPTRTLDFKGLCCHGGKHSKKRITVLLCANMDGSDKRPLLVISKSAKPRCFKGNRSLPVKYMVNTRAWMTRAIFGEWVQAFDRDMGRQRPKDEYIQADSCVVVREETTDEDILNSVREDCVSSDEDDAAAQLSYYCDQDKKQLSRVSVYEQQDGLQ, encoded by the exons ATGTCGCCGCCGACAAAGAAGCGGAAGTTTTTGTCGCTAGAAGAGAAGGCTAAAGCTATCACCCAGGCTGAAGGCGGAAAGAGAAAGTCAGTCATTGCGGAAGAATTTGGGATTCCGGCGAGCTCCCTTTCTACTATACTGAAGTGCAAGGACGCTATAGCCAAAGCGCTAGCTTCCGGGACGTCAGCGAAACACAAGAAAGTGACTCAGCCGGTGCACGAGGACTTAGACAAGGCAGTATACACCTGGTTTGTGGAGACGCGGGCCAAGAAGATCGCTCTTAGCGGTGATATCGTGCGACAAAAAGCACTGAATTATGCCCACTTGCTAGGCATAGATGACTTTAAGGCCAGTGTAGGTTGGCTGAACAGATTCAAGTCGCGCCACAGCATCATCGGCAACGTTTTGTGCGGTGAAGCCGCTTCGGCGGATAGTGACGGCGCCGCTGCGTGGATGTCAGCTAGCCTCGCAGGCATCCTGAATGACTACTCACCGTCAGATATTTACAATGCAGATGAGACCGGACTCTTTTACGAAATGCTACCCACCAGGACCCTGGATTTTAAGGGGCTGTGCTGCCACGGAGGCAAGCACAGTAAGAAGCGAATAACCGTGCTCCTGTGCGCCAACATGGACGGTTCGGACAAGCGGCCGCTGTTGGTCATCAGCAAAAGTGCCAAACCACGCTGCTTCAAAGGAAACCGGAGCCTTCCCGTGAAGTACATGGTTAACACTCGGGCGTGGATGACCCGGGCTATTTTCGGAGAGTGGGTCCAGGCTTTCGACCGGGACATGGGCAGGCAAAGGCCGAAAG ACGAGTACATTCAAGCTGACTCGTGCGTGGTGGTGCGCGAGGAAACGACCGACGAAGACATCCTGAACAGCGTCCGGGAAGACTGTGTTTCGTCGGACGAAGATGACGCAGCCGCGCAAC TCAGCTATTACTGCGACCAAGACAAGAAGCAGCTCTCCAGGGTCTCTGTTTATGAACAGCAAGATGGTCTACAGTAA
- the LOC125940791 gene encoding uncharacterized protein LOC125940791 produces MEGSQDGASDHLVPCTAADNLTCQIVDTLSTWNKLLVGSKLELREESATSGQLHLTRHGYKHLIGISPMDEYFDALRLPQYPELIGWLLRTHRCIASVSLKLSADEITSLSVLDALRHSSGTKTLKLYFGDMEALNAASKIIPCLTKIEELHCTGSITNEARPDGFIAALSALLQASSSLRNLHLTGLHGPVAETLFTGFLLTINTLKELYLEDSRLICDAYPHAISDYLGTTMVLTVLSFKIKHEVVQRAILDGVLRNRSIEKLSIGCFIGNDPKHGTSSCSDQREQPDSRLDHFARM; encoded by the coding sequence ATGGAAGGCTCGCAAGACGGTGCCTCCGACCACCTCGTGCCTTGCACAGCAGCTGATAACCTAACCTGTCAGATTGTCGACACGTTATCGACGTGGAACAAGCTCCTTGTGGGCTCCAAACTTGAGCTACGAGAAGAGTCGGCCACATCTGGCCAACTGCACTTGACCAGGCATGGCTACAAGCATTTGATCGGCATTTCACCAATGGATGAATATTTTGACGCACTGCGGTTGCCACAGTACCCGGAGCTCATTGGATGGCTACTCAGAACGCATCGATGCATTGCATCCGTCTCTCTCAAACTGTCCGCCGACGAAATTACGAGCCTCTCCGTACTGGACGCTCTTCGGCACAGCTCAGGTACCAAGACACTCAAGTTGTATTTCGGGGATATGGAAGCCTTGAACGCCGCCTCTAAGATCATACCCTGCTTGACAAAAATCGAAGAGCTTCACTGCACTGGCAGCATCACGAACGAGGCACGTCCGGATGGTTTCATAGCCGCGCTGTCGGCGCTTCTGCAGGCTTCGTCGTCTTTGAGGAATCTGCACTTAACTGGGTTACACGGACCGGTGGCAGAGACACTCTTCACGGGGTTCCTGTTAACCATAAACACGCTGAAAGAGCTATATTTGGAAGATTCCAGGCTCATATGCGACGCTTATCCACATGCCATAAGCGACTACCTCGGTACGACCATGGTGCTAACTGTTCTTTCCTTCAAAATAAAACACGAAGTGGTTCAGCGGGCTATATTAGATGGCGTTTTGAGAAACAGAAGTATCGAGAAGCTCTCTATCGGATGTTTTATTGGAAACGATCCAAAGCACGGCACAAGTAGCTGCAGTGATCAGCGGGAACAGCCTGATTCGCGACTTGACCATTTCGCTCGTATGTAA